Proteins encoded in a region of the Gigantopelta aegis isolate Gae_Host chromosome 13, Gae_host_genome, whole genome shotgun sequence genome:
- the LOC121387832 gene encoding uncharacterized protein LOC121387832: MTLVNLSSSLAEGTDLTSPNSILDMSEEITELSDSEKLEGAMSHISELKVENEKLRDEVICLKKLVSKLKSNVPEDLENDDNNVKYFTGLSSFVTLMALFNLMKPEISDSKRSSLTPFQKVIITLMRLRLNLSVTDLSYRFGVCATTISKVFLDTINVMYIRLQPLVRWPERDELYETMPMVFRKYFGHKITVIIDCFEVFVDRPSNMTARAQTWSNYKHHNTAKYLIGITPQGTVSFISEGWGGRVSDKHLTANSNFVSKLIHGDVVLADRGFEIQELVAVAGAEVKYPVFMRGKTQLTAAEVESTRKIANVRIHVERVIGCVRQKCTILGGTCPVDYLITKTDSSNPVLDKIVFACCALTNMCSSVVQFD, translated from the coding sequence ATGACCCTTGTTAATCTGAGTTCGTCACTCGCAGAAGGCACAGATTTGACAAGTCCAAATTCTATTCTCGATATGAGCGAGGAAATAACAGAACTGTCAGATTCAGAAAAATTGGAAGGGGCAATGTCACACATTTCTGAACTGAAGGTAGAAAATGAAAAGTTGCGCGATGAAGTGATATGCTTGAAGAAATTAGTTTCTAAACTAAAATCAAATGTGCCAGAAGATTTGGAAAATGATGACAATAACGTCAAATATTTTACTGGATTGTCAAGCTTCGTTACCCTTATggctttatttaatttaatgaaaCCAGAAATATCTGATAGCAAGAGGTCTTCTTTAACACCATTTCAAAAAGTTATTATAACACTTATGAGGCTTAGACTAAATCTGTCTGTCACAGATCTCAGTTATCGGTTTGGTGTGTGTGCAACCACAATTtcaaaggtgtttttagacacAATTAATGTTATGTATATAAGACTCCAACCGTTAGTGCGCTGGCCAGAGAGGGATGAACTTTATGAAACAATGCCTATGGTgttcagaaaatattttggtcataaaataacagtaattaTTGATTGTTTTGAAGTTTTTGTTGATAGACCATCAAATATGACGGCTCGTGCCCAAACATGGTCAAATTATAAGCACCATAATACTGCCAAATATTTGATCGGCATAACGCCTCAAGGAACTGTTAGTTTTATATCTGAAGGATGGGGAGGAAGAGTTAGTGATAAACATTTGACTGCCAACTCCAATTTTGTTTCAAAGTTAATTCATGGTGATGTAGTTCTGGCAGACCGTGGATTTGAAATTCAAGAACTGGTAGCTGTTGCTGGAGCTGAAGTCAAATACCCAGTATTTATGCGTGGGAAAACTCAACTGACTGCTGCCGAGGTTGAATCAACTAGGAAAATAGCGAATGTTAGAATTCATGTTGAACGTGTCATAGGCTGTGTCAGACAAAAATGTACAATACTTGGTGGAACATGTCCTGTTGATTATCTTATAACAAAAACTGACAGTTCAAACCCAGTTTTGGATAAAATTGTGTTTGCGTGTTGTGCCCTTACAAATATGTGCTCATCAGTTGTTCAATTTGACTGA